In Nerophis ophidion isolate RoL-2023_Sa linkage group LG02, RoL_Noph_v1.0, whole genome shotgun sequence, one DNA window encodes the following:
- the LOC133541438 gene encoding tubulin alpha-1C chain-like: MRECISVHVGQAGVQIGNACWELYCLEHGIQPDGQMPSDKTIGGGDDSFNTFFSETGAGKHVPRAVFVDLEPTVIDEVRSGTYRQLFHPEQLITGKEDAANNYARGHYTIGKEIIDLVLDRIRKLADQCTGLQGFLVFHSFGGGTGSGFTSLLMERLSVDYGKKSKLEFSIYPAPQVSTAVVEPYNSILTTHTTLEHSDCAFMVDNEAIYDICRRNLDMERPTYTNLNRLISQITSSITASLRFDGALNVDLAEFQTNLVPYPRIHFPLATYAPIISAEKAYHEQLTVADITNACFEPANQMVKCDPRHGKYMACCLLYRGDVVPKDVNAAIATIKTKRTIQFVDWCPTGFKVGINYQPPTVVPGGDLAKVQRAVCMLSNTTAVAEAWARLDHKFDLMYAKRAFVHWYVGEGMEEGEFSEAREDMAALEKDYEEVGADSVDDQGEEGEEY; this comes from the exons CGTGAGTGTATCTCGGTGCACGTCGGCCAGGCAGGTGTTCAGATTGGCAACGCCTGCTGGGAGCTTTACTGCCTGGAACATGGAATCCAGCCAGATGGACAGATGCCCAGTGACAAAACGATTGGAGGTGGAGACGATTCCTTTAACACCTTCTTCAGTGAGACCGGAGCAGGAAAGCATGTTCCCAGAGCTGTTTTTGTGGACCTGGAGCCCACTGTCATCG ACGAGGTGCGCAGTGGAACATATCGACAGCTCTTCCACCCTGAGCAGTTGATCACTGGCAAGGAAGACGCTGCCAATAATTACGCGCGCGGTCACTACACAATTGGAAAAGAGATCATTGACCTTGTGCTGGACAGAATTCGAAAACTG GCTGACCAGTGCACTGGCCTTCAAGGCTTCCTGGTATTTCACAGCTTTGGTGGTGGCACTGGCTCTGGTTTCACCTCCCTCTTGATGGAGCGTCTATCTGTGGACTACGGCAAGAAATCCAAGCTAGAGTTCTCTATCTACCCAGCCCCTCAAGTCTCCACAGCTGTAGTGGAGCCCTACAATTCCATTTTGACCACACACACCACCCTGGAGCACTCTGACTGTGCCTTTATGGTTGACAATGAGGCCATTTATGACATCTGCCGCAGAAACCTTGACATGGAACGTCCTACTTATACTAACCTGAACAGGCTCATCAGTCAAATCACATCCTCCATCACTGCCTCACTTCGTTTCGACGGTGCCCTCAATGTTGATCTGGCAGAATTCCAGACCAACTTGGTTCCATACCCCCGTATCCACTTCCCTCTAGCCACCTATGCCCCCATCATCTCTGCTGAAAAGGCCTACCATGAGCAATTAACTGTGGCAGATATCACCAATGCTTGTTTTGAGCCTGCCAATCAGATGGTTAAATGTGACCCCCGCCACGGCAAGTACATGGCGTGTTGCCTGTTGTATCGCGGAGACGTGGTGCCAAAAGATGTCAATGCTGCTATTGCCACTATTAAAACAAAGCGCACCATCCAGTTTGTAGACTGGTGTCCCACTGGTTTCAAGGTGGGCATTAACTACCAGCCGCCCACTGTGGTTCCTGGTGGAGACCTGGCCAAAGTTCAAAGAGCCGTGTGCATGCTGAGCAACACCACCGCTGTTGCAGAGGCCTGGGCTCGACTCGACCACAAGTTTGACCTGATGTACGCTAAGCGTGCGTTTGTTCACTGGTATGTTGGTGAGGGAATGGAGGAGGGGGAGTTCTCTGAGGCCAGAGAGGACATGGCGGCCTTGGAGAAAGACTACGAGGAAGTCGGAGCCGACTCTGTTGATGATCAGGGAGAGGAGGGAGAGGAATATTAA